In one window of Lynx canadensis isolate LIC74 chromosome B3, mLynCan4.pri.v2, whole genome shotgun sequence DNA:
- the LOC115516381 gene encoding MAP3K12-binding inhibitory protein 1 isoform X7: MAAVAELSRSSSGDRSLERSCSPNLSQEVLCEIFRSLHSLVGQLNLRDDVVKITIDWNKLQSLSAFQPTLLFSALEQHVLYLQPFLAKLQPLIKEENTTVVGGTEKTEMGNKNEVNAKFPISDLQEEEKHKDCDLGDVKKTQIHVDPEVVQIKAGKAEIDRRISAFIERKQAEINENNVREFCNVIDCNQENSCARTDAIFTPYPGFKSHVKVSRVVNTYGPQTRPEGIQGSGHKPNSMLRDCGNQAVEERLQNIEAHLRLQTELFRKKKKSTTTSTELFTG, from the exons ATGGCTGCTGTCGCTGAGCTTAGTCGCTCCAGCAGTGGTGACAGGAGTTTGGAACGGAGCTGCAGCCCTAATCTCTCCCAAGAGGTGCTCTGCGAAATCTTTCGCTCTCTGCATAGCCTGGTGGGACAA CTTAACCTCAGAGATGATGTGGTGAAAATTACAATCGATTGGAACAAGCTCCAGAGCCTCTCGGCATTCCAGCCCACTTTGCTCTTTAGTGCACTTGAAcaacatgttttatatttacag CCTTTTTTAGCAAAACTTCAGCCTCTGATTAAAGAGGAGAATACAACTGTTGTTGGAGGgacagaaaaaacagaaatggggaATAAGAATGAAGTAAATGCCAAATTTCCCATTAGTGACctacaagaggaagaaaagcacaaagaTTGTGATTTAGGAGATGTGAAAAAGACACAGATCCATGTTGATCCAGAAGTAGTTCAAATAAAGGCTGGAAAAGCAGAA ATTGACAGACGAATAtctgcatttattgaaagaaagcaagctgaaatcaatgaaaacaacGTGAGGGAATTTTGCAATGTTATTGATTGTAATCAAG AAAACAGTTGTGCAAGAACTGATGCCATTTTTACTCCTTACCCGGGATTTAAAAGTCATGTAAAAG TTTCTAGAGTTGTGAATACATATGGACCACAGACTAGACCTGAAGGAATTCAAGGGTCAGGTCATAAACCTAACAGCATGCTCCGAGATTGTGGTAATCAGGCTGTAGAAGAACGACTACAAAATATTGAGGCTCACTTGCGATTGCAGACGG
- the LOC115516381 gene encoding MAP3K12-binding inhibitory protein 1 isoform X8 yields MAAVAELSRSSSGDRSLERSCSPNLSQEVLCEIFRSLHSLVGQLNLRDDVVKITIDWNKLQSLSAFQPTLLFSALEQHVLYLQPFLAKLQPLIKEENTTVVGGTEKTEMGNKNEVNAKFPISDLQEEEKHKDCDLGDVKKTQIHVDPEVVQIKAGKAEIDRRISAFIERKQAEINENNVREFCNVIDCNQENSCARTDAIFTPYPGFKSHVKVSRVVNTYGPQTRPEGIQGSGHKPNSMLRDCGNQAVEERLQNIEAHLRLQTELFRKKKKSTTTSKLFTG; encoded by the exons ATGGCTGCTGTCGCTGAGCTTAGTCGCTCCAGCAGTGGTGACAGGAGTTTGGAACGGAGCTGCAGCCCTAATCTCTCCCAAGAGGTGCTCTGCGAAATCTTTCGCTCTCTGCATAGCCTGGTGGGACAA CTTAACCTCAGAGATGATGTGGTGAAAATTACAATCGATTGGAACAAGCTCCAGAGCCTCTCGGCATTCCAGCCCACTTTGCTCTTTAGTGCACTTGAAcaacatgttttatatttacag CCTTTTTTAGCAAAACTTCAGCCTCTGATTAAAGAGGAGAATACAACTGTTGTTGGAGGgacagaaaaaacagaaatggggaATAAGAATGAAGTAAATGCCAAATTTCCCATTAGTGACctacaagaggaagaaaagcacaaagaTTGTGATTTAGGAGATGTGAAAAAGACACAGATCCATGTTGATCCAGAAGTAGTTCAAATAAAGGCTGGAAAAGCAGAA ATTGACAGACGAATAtctgcatttattgaaagaaagcaagctgaaatcaatgaaaacaacGTGAGGGAATTTTGCAATGTTATTGATTGTAATCAAG AAAACAGTTGTGCAAGAACTGATGCCATTTTTACTCCTTACCCGGGATTTAAAAGTCATGTAAAAG TTTCTAGAGTTGTGAATACATATGGACCACAGACTAGACCTGAAGGAATTCAAGGGTCAGGTCATAAACCTAACAGCATGCTCCGAGATTGTGGTAATCAGGCTGTAGAAGAACGACTACAAAATATTGAGGCTCACTTGCGATTGCAGACGG